The genomic segment AAGGGCCACGGCCTTTCGTTCACCGCCAACACGCACACCTGGCACTACGGCAAGTTCTCCGCCGAGCAGTACCGGCAGGCGCTGGCCGAGCTCTCCGGACAGCGAGCGGAGGCGGGCTCATGACCGGGACCGTCACGCCACTGGCACCGGGCAGCGCGGACTGGGTCCGGCGGCACGGGCTGTCCGCGATCGACACCTGCCGGCTGGCCCAGTTGCACGCCGCCGACGCCGACAACCGGATCACCTCGATCGAGGGCGACCTCGGTGACTGCGGGGGCGACGCCTTCGCCGAACGCCACCCCGAGCGGTGGTACGACTTCGGCATCGCGGAGGCGAACCTGGTCGGGGCCGCGGCGGGGATGGCCTCACGCGGCAAGATCCCGTTCGTCAACACCTTCGGCGGGTTCGCGCTGACGCGGGCCTGCGAGCAGGTGCGCCTCGAACTGGCCTACCACCAGTCGAACGTGAAGATCGCGGGTACGTTCACCGGGATCGTCGCCGGGTTCTCCGGCCCCACGCACCACTGCGGGGAGGACCTCGCGATCGCGCGGGCCATGCCCGGCATGGTGGTGCTCGCGCCGGCCGACGCCGTCGCGGCCTACCAGCTGACCCTCGCCGCGGCCCGGTGGCAGGGCCCGGTCTACGTCCGGCTCGGGATCGACCCGACCGACCAGGTCTACGACGACAGCGCGTCCTTCAGCATCGGCGGCTCCACGGTCCTGCGCGAAGGCGAGGACGTGACCATCGTGGCGGCCGGGCTGACCAGCGTCGCCACCGCGGTCGCCGCGGCGGATTCCCTGCGCTCCCAGGACATCCGTGCCCGGGTGGTCGACCTGTACTCGATCAAGCCGGTGGACCGCGAGGTCCTCGTCGAGTCGGCCCGGCGCACCGGGCTGATCGTCACCGTCGAGGAGCACTCCACCATCGGCGGGGTGGGCGCCACGGTGGCCGAGGTGGTCGCGGCCGAAGCCCCGGTGCCCGTGCGGATGCTGGGCATGCCCGACGAGTACGCGCACGAGATCGGTTCCTACGAGACACAACTGCGCCGGTGCGGGCTGGACGTGGACAGCGTCACGGCCGCCGTCGCCGGAGAAGTGAGGAGGTGGCGGCGATGACCGAAGCATTGGGCATCCTGATGCTCGAAGGCAAGATGGCCGACGTTCCGGGTTGCATGGTGAACGAACAGACCTGGCCCTACCCGGTGCGGCGGATGGTCGTGCCGGGCGCGAAGACCCCGCGCACGGCCGAAGACGCCAAGGCACTGCTGCCGCTCTACGTCGAGGCGGCCCGTGAGCTCGAACAGCGGGGCGTGCGGGTCATCACCGCCAACTGCGGGCTGATGGCGCTGGTGCAGCAGGAGGTGGCCGCGGCGGTGCGGACCCCGGTGGTCCTCTCCAGCCTGGTCGCGGTGCCCGCGGTGGCCAGGATGATCGCGCCCGGCACGCGCATCGGCGTGCTGACCTTCTTCCCGGACGCGGTCGGCGAGCACAACTTCACCTCGTGCGGCTGGTCGAGCGCGGACTTCCCGGTCAGCGTGGCCGGGGTCGGCGAGTACGAGTCGTGGCGCCGGTTCCTGGCGACCAAGGAGGCCGACGCCGAACTGCACGCCGAACTCCGCGAGGACCTGCGCCGGGTGATCCACGAGTTCCTGGCCCGTGAGCCGGACATCGGCGCGCTGGTCAGCGAATGCACCATGCTGCCCGCCGTGCTGGACGAACTGCGCCCGGACCTGCCGGTGCCGGTGTTCGACATCCTCACCGTGCTCGACTGGACCGTGAGCGGGTTCGGCAGGCAGCGCAGCGACGGAAAGGTGACGGCCGGTGTCTGACTTCTTCCACCTGGTCCCGCAGATCCACTATGGACGCGGTGCGGCACGGCTGGCCGGTGCGGCGCTCGCCGGGCTCGGCGTCCGGCACGTGCTCGTGGTGTCGGACCCCGGGGTGGTCGCGGCCGGGGTGCTCGAACCCGTGCTCGACTCGCTCAGGACGGCCGGGGTCGCCGCCACGGTGTTCTCCGGCGTGCGCACCAATCCGTCCGAAGTGGAGGTGGCCGCGGCGGCGAAGGCGTATCAGGACAACGGGTGCGACGGTTTCCTCGGTGCCGGTGGTGGCAGCGCACTGGACGTGGCGAAGTCGGCCGCGGTGGTGGTCTCCCACGGCGGCAGCATCGTCGACTTCGAGGACGGCGCCCGCCCGGTCACCGAGCCGACCCCGCCGCTGGTGCAGGTGCCGACCACTTCGGGCACCGGCAGCGAGGCGGTGGCCGGCGCGATCATCACCGACAGCCGCCGCGTGTTCAAGATGCACGTGGTGGCCACCGGGGCACAGGTGGCGCTGTGCGATCCGGAACTGACGCTGACCCTGCCGCCCGGGGCCACCGCGGCCGCCGGGATCGACGCGCTGGCGCACGCGATCGGCGCGTACGTCTCCGCCGAGCGCCAGCCGCTCGCCGACGCGATGGCGCTCTACGCGGTGTCCACCATCTCGCGGGCGCTGCCCGAGGTGGTGGCGGACGGGTCCGATATCGGGGCCCGCGAGCGGATGATGACCGGCAGCCTGTCCGCCGGGATCTCGATGAAGGGCGGCGGCGCGGTCGACCACGCCTTCGCGCACGCGGTCAACGCGATGTTCGACGTGCACCACGGGGTCGGGGTCGCGTTGTTCCTCGCGGACGGCATGGAGTTCAACCTGCCGCACCTGCCGGAGCGGTTCGCCGCGCTGGCCGGCGCGCTCGGCGCGGGCGACTCCGGCGAGGACGGGATCCAGGCGGTGCGGGAGCTGGTGGCCGGCTTGCCCATCCCGAGCCTGGCGAAGCTGGGGGTGACCGAGTCGCACGTGCCGGACCTGGTCACGAAGATGATGGCCGACGAGTTCCACCTCTCGCTCAACCCGGTTCCGGTGTCCAAAGAGGACGCTGCGGAACTGTTCACCGCGGCCGTGCGGCGGGGTGGTGCGTGATGGCGCTCACCGAGTGGTACGCCGACTACGGCCTGTCCAGCCGCACCACCGCCCGCCGCGCGCAACTGGAACTGGCGCGTGAGGACGACCGGATCTTCTCCGTGGAGAACGACCTCGGCCTGCCCGCGGTGCCGTTCGACAAGGAGTTCCCGGACCGCTACCTCCAGGTCGGCATCGCCGAGGCCGACCAGATCGGCATCGCCGCCGGGATGGCGGTCCGCGGCAAGATCCCGTTCGTCAACACCTTCGCGGTGTTCGGGACCATGCGCGCCTGCGAGCAACTGCGCCTCGACGTCTGCTACAACGGCGCCCCGGTCAAGGTGGTGGGGTACTACACCGGCCTGTCCGGCGGTTACGCGGGACCGAGCCACCAGTGCGTCGAGGACATCGCGCTCACCACGGCGATGCCCGGCATGACCGTGCTGTCCCCGGCGGACGCGTACGAAACGTACCTGGCCGTACGAGCCGCCGCCGCGCATCCCGGGCCGGTGTACCTGCGGGCCAGCCGCGGGCCGACACCGGCGGTCTACGGGGCTTACCGCAGTCCCGTCGAGTTCCGGATCGGCGAGGCGGTCGTGCTGCGGGATAACGGGGACACCGGGGAGGCCACGGCCGACGTGAGCATCCTCGCCACCGGCTGCCAGATCGTGCCGATGGCGCTGGAAGCCGCGGAACTGCTGGCGGACAACGGGATCCGGGCGCGGGTGGTCAACGTGCACACGCTCAAACCGCTGGACCGGGCGGCGATCCTCGCCGAAGCCCGGCGCAGCCGGCTGCTGGTCACCTACGAGGACCACAACCGGGTCGGCGGGCTCGGTTCCCTGGTCGCGGCGACCGTGCTGGGGGCGCATCCGGTGCCGGTGCTCAGTTTCGGCGTGCCGGACCAGTACTGCGCGCAGACCGCGGAGTACGACGAGATGCTGGTGCGGTACGGGCTCGGCCCGGCCCAGGTGACCACGGCGGTGTTGCGATGGCTGTCGCAGCACTGACCGGCGCCTGGACCGCCAGGGAGCTGCCCGAACTCCGCGTCGGCACCGGGGTGCTCGAGCAGCTCGGCGAAAGCGTCGCCGCGCTGGGCATCGCCCGCCCGCTGGTGGTCTCCGACCCCGGCGTGGTGTCGGCGGGCTGGCCCGCGCAGGCCCTCACCTGCCTGCGGGCCACCGGGTTCCGGCCGCATTCGTGGTCGGGGGTGCGGCCGGACCCGGACGCCGCCGTGGTGCACGGGTGCCTCGACGCCCTGACCGGGCAGGGGGGCCACGACGGTATTGTCGCGATCGGCGGCGGCAGCACGATCGACGTGGCCAAGGCGTGCTCCGGGTTGTCCGCGCATTCCGGGCCGCTGGGCGACTACGAAGGCCTCGGCCGGTTCACCGAGCCGGGCGTGCCGGTGGTCGCCGTGCTGACGACCCCGGGCAGCGGTGCGGAACTGTCCCGGCACGCCACGATCGCCGACGACGGCGGGCGCAAGTTCGCCGTCAGCGGCCGGTGGCTGGCTCCGAAACTGGTACTCGCCGATCCGGAAACGCTGTCCACGCTCCCGGCCGAGGTCGCGGTGGACACCGCGCTGGACGCGGTGCTGCACGCGATCGAGGCGTACCTGGCGCGGGCCGCGACGCCGTACAGCGACGTGTGCGCCCGCATGGCCCTGCAGATCCTCCGCGACGCGATGCCGCCTGGCCCGGGCACCGCGCTGATGACCGGCTGCCTCACCGCGGGCATGGCGATGGCCAACACCAACGCCGGGGTGGTGCACGCGCTGGGTTATCCGCTGACCAGCGAGTACCGCATCCCGCACGGCCGGGCCAACGCGCTCGTCGCGCCGGCGGCGTTGCGTGCCCTCGCCGACGTCGTCCCGGACCGGTACGCCGAACTCGGGCACCTGCTGGGCGGGACGGCCGACCTGGCGAAGGCCTTCGCCGCGCTGCGCGACCGGGCCGGGGTGGCCGCCTCCCTCGCCGACTTCGGCGTGCCGCGGGCGGACCTGCCGCGGCTGGCCGCGCTCGCGACCGCGTACGCGCCGGTCCTGCGCAACACCCGGCGGCGATTCACCGAAGCGGACCTGTGCGAGCTGTACCGGTCCGCCTGGACAGAGCGGAGGCACCACGCGTGATCGACCTCCTCGACCGGCTGGTCTCCATCGAATCCCCCGCCGGCCACCCGCTGGGCTGCCACGCCGTGCAGGACGTCGTCGGCGCGGAACTGGCCGCGCTGGGCGCCCGCCTGGAACGGCACACCGCGGACAACGGCACCCCGGTGCTGCTGGCCAGGTGGGGGCGCCAGGAGCGCCCGGTGCTCGTGCTCGGCCACGTGGACACCGTCTTCGGCCTCGGCGAGCTGGCCCGGCGCCCGTTCACTGTCCACAACGGACACGCGCGCGGGCCCGGGGTGTTCGACATGAAGGCCGGGCTGGTGCAACTGGTCGAAGCGCTGCGGCGGCTGCTGCCCGCCGACCCCGAACCGGACCTGACGGTGCTGCTGAACGCGGACGAGGAGCTGGGCAGTCCCGGCTCGGAACCGTTCCTGGTGGCCGAAGCCCGGCGCAGCGCCTGCGCGATCGTGCTCGAACCGGGCGGACCCGGTGGCGCGATCAAGACCGCGCGCAAGGGCATCGGCTTCTACGACCTCGCCGTCACCGGCGTCGCCGCCCATCCCGGGCTGGACTTCGAGCGCGGGGTCAACGCGATCACCGAACTGGCCGCCCAGCTCGGCGAACTGGCCGCGTGCAGCGGGATGGACGAGGGCACCACGGTCAACATCGGGACCGTGCGCGGGGGCACCGGCCGCAACGTGGTGGCCGCGCACGCCGTCGCCGAGGTCGAGACCCGCTTCTGGACCGCGGAGGCGGGCGAACGGGCCGACGCGGCTGTCCGCGCCCGTGTCCCGCACCACCCCGGCGCGAAGATCACCGTCACCGGCGGCGTGCACCGGGGCCCGATGCACCGCGGTGCCGCGGCCACCCGGCTCGCCGGGCTGGCCCGCGAATGCGCCGCGGCCGATGGCTGGCAGGCCGGGGAGCTGGCGGTCGGCGGGGTCAGCGACGCCAACGTGGTCGCCGCGCTGGGCGTGCCCACCGTGGACGGGATGGGCGCCGAAGGCGGCGGCGCCCACGGCCCGGACGAGTACGTGCTCACCGGCTCCATGCCCCGCCGGGCCCGCTGGCTGGCGGCCCTGCTGGCCCGCCTCACCGAACCCGGTTTCCGCCTCGATCCCGTTGGAGACGCAGTATGAGTTCCCCCACGAACGGCGAACGGCTCCCGCTGTCCTTCGGCCAGGAGCAGCTCTGGTTCCTCGACCAGCTGGCGCCGGGCCGCACCACCTACAACACCGCGGCCAACCACCGGCTGACCGGGACGCTGCGGCACGACCTGCTTCACGCCGCGCTGAACGACATCGTGCGCCGCCACGAATCCCTGCGCTGCACCGTGCACGTCGACGACGGCGCGCCCTACCTGCTGGCGAGCCCGCCCGCACCGGTCGATCTCGAGTACGTCGACCTGAGCGGGCTGGAGCCGGAGGCACGCGAGGCGGCCGCGACCGAGTTGCTCGCCGAGCGGGTCGACACCCCGTTCGACCTCACCGCCGGCCCGCTCTTCCGGTACACGCTGGTGAAGCTGTCGCCGTCGGAGCACATCCTGTCCCAGCGCTTCCACCACATCATCACCGACGGCTGGTCGAACGGGCTGATGAACGCCGAACTGGCGGCCACCTACGCGGCGCTGGTCAACGGCGATCCCCCGCCGGACGAGCCGTCCGTGCTGCGGTACGCCGACTTCGCCGCGCGGCAGCGCGAACTGCAGGCCAACGGCGGTCTGGAGGCGCAGCTCGAGTACTGGGAGAAGCGGCTGGCGGGGTTGCCCGCGCTGGACCTCCCGGCCGATCGCAGCCGTCCCGCCGAGCAGAGCTTCACCGGCGGTTCCCTGAGCGTGGTCCTGCCGCCCGCGATCCTGACCGCCGCCCGCGCGGTGGTGAAGGAACGCGGCATCTCGATGTTCATGCTGCTGTCCGCGGCGGTGGCCGCCCTGCTGACCCGCTACACCGGGCAGGAGGACATCCCGATCGGGATCGCCACGCTCGGGCGCACCGATCCGGACTTCGAGGAGCTGGTCGGGTTCTTCACCAACATGGTGGTGCTGCGGGCCGACACCGCGGGCGACCCGGTGTTCGGTGAGCTGCTGGAGCAGGTCGCCGAACACGTGATGGACGCCTACGACAACCAGGACGCGCCGTTCGAGCTGGTGGTCGACCGCGTGCAGCCGACCCGCGACCTGGGCCGCAACCCGCTGTTCGTGGTCGGCCTGCAACTGATCGACGGGCGCCTCTCGGCCACCGACTTCGCCATGCCGGGCCTGCGTTCCGAGCCGGTCGGCCTGGCGAACCCGGTGTCCCGCTTCGATCTGGCGCTGAACTTCGTCGAGCTGTCCGACGAACTGCACCTGGTGATCGAGTACTCGGCCGACCTGTTCGACCGGTGGCGGATCGAGGCGCTCGCCGGCCACCTGGCCCACCTGCTGCACGGGGCCTGCGCCGACCCGGACCGCCCGCTGTCGCGGCTGCCGCTGATGGCCGAGCCGGAACGGGCGGAGCTGCTGGCCGCGGGCCGGGGCGAGTTCCTGGAGTACGGACCGGAACCGGTGCACGCCGTGGTCGCGAGAACGGCCGCGGAACGACCGGACCACCCGGCCGCGGTGTTCCAGGGCGAAGAGCTGAGCTACGGCGAGCTCGAGCGCAGAGCCGGGGCGCTGGCGCGGTACCTGCGGGCGAGCGGCGTCCAGCCGGGGCAGATCGTGGCCGTGGCCATGGAACGCGACCTCGACGCGCTGGTCACCTTCCTCGCCGTGCTGAAATCCGGGGCCGCCTACGTGGCCCTCGACCCGGCCAATCCGGCCAACCGGCTGGACTACATGCTGCGGGACACCGCGACCCCGCTGGTGCTGACCCAAACCCGGGTGCGGACCCGCATCCCGGAGTCGGGGCCGTGGCAGGTGTTCGAAGTGGACCGGGAGTGGGCCGCCGT from the Amycolatopsis magusensis genome contains:
- a CDS encoding transketolase family protein translates to MTGTVTPLAPGSADWVRRHGLSAIDTCRLAQLHAADADNRITSIEGDLGDCGGDAFAERHPERWYDFGIAEANLVGAAAGMASRGKIPFVNTFGGFALTRACEQVRLELAYHQSNVKIAGTFTGIVAGFSGPTHHCGEDLAIARAMPGMVVLAPADAVAAYQLTLAAARWQGPVYVRLGIDPTDQVYDDSASFSIGGSTVLREGEDVTIVAAGLTSVATAVAAADSLRSQDIRARVVDLYSIKPVDREVLVESARRTGLIVTVEEHSTIGGVGATVAEVVAAEAPVPVRMLGMPDEYAHEIGSYETQLRRCGLDVDSVTAAVAGEVRRWRR
- a CDS encoding aspartate/glutamate racemase family protein — its product is MTEALGILMLEGKMADVPGCMVNEQTWPYPVRRMVVPGAKTPRTAEDAKALLPLYVEAARELEQRGVRVITANCGLMALVQQEVAAAVRTPVVLSSLVAVPAVARMIAPGTRIGVLTFFPDAVGEHNFTSCGWSSADFPVSVAGVGEYESWRRFLATKEADAELHAELREDLRRVIHEFLAREPDIGALVSECTMLPAVLDELRPDLPVPVFDILTVLDWTVSGFGRQRSDGKVTAGV
- a CDS encoding iron-containing alcohol dehydrogenase, with the translated sequence MSDFFHLVPQIHYGRGAARLAGAALAGLGVRHVLVVSDPGVVAAGVLEPVLDSLRTAGVAATVFSGVRTNPSEVEVAAAAKAYQDNGCDGFLGAGGGSALDVAKSAAVVVSHGGSIVDFEDGARPVTEPTPPLVQVPTTSGTGSEAVAGAIITDSRRVFKMHVVATGAQVALCDPELTLTLPPGATAAAGIDALAHAIGAYVSAERQPLADAMALYAVSTISRALPEVVADGSDIGARERMMTGSLSAGISMKGGGAVDHAFAHAVNAMFDVHHGVGVALFLADGMEFNLPHLPERFAALAGALGAGDSGEDGIQAVRELVAGLPIPSLAKLGVTESHVPDLVTKMMADEFHLSLNPVPVSKEDAAELFTAAVRRGGA
- a CDS encoding transketolase family protein, with amino-acid sequence MALTEWYADYGLSSRTTARRAQLELAREDDRIFSVENDLGLPAVPFDKEFPDRYLQVGIAEADQIGIAAGMAVRGKIPFVNTFAVFGTMRACEQLRLDVCYNGAPVKVVGYYTGLSGGYAGPSHQCVEDIALTTAMPGMTVLSPADAYETYLAVRAAAAHPGPVYLRASRGPTPAVYGAYRSPVEFRIGEAVVLRDNGDTGEATADVSILATGCQIVPMALEAAELLADNGIRARVVNVHTLKPLDRAAILAEARRSRLLVTYEDHNRVGGLGSLVAATVLGAHPVPVLSFGVPDQYCAQTAEYDEMLVRYGLGPAQVTTAVLRWLSQH
- a CDS encoding iron-containing alcohol dehydrogenase family protein, with the translated sequence MAVAALTGAWTARELPELRVGTGVLEQLGESVAALGIARPLVVSDPGVVSAGWPAQALTCLRATGFRPHSWSGVRPDPDAAVVHGCLDALTGQGGHDGIVAIGGGSTIDVAKACSGLSAHSGPLGDYEGLGRFTEPGVPVVAVLTTPGSGAELSRHATIADDGGRKFAVSGRWLAPKLVLADPETLSTLPAEVAVDTALDAVLHAIEAYLARAATPYSDVCARMALQILRDAMPPGPGTALMTGCLTAGMAMANTNAGVVHALGYPLTSEYRIPHGRANALVAPAALRALADVVPDRYAELGHLLGGTADLAKAFAALRDRAGVAASLADFGVPRADLPRLAALATAYAPVLRNTRRRFTEADLCELYRSAWTERRHHA
- a CDS encoding M20 family metallopeptidase; amino-acid sequence: MIDLLDRLVSIESPAGHPLGCHAVQDVVGAELAALGARLERHTADNGTPVLLARWGRQERPVLVLGHVDTVFGLGELARRPFTVHNGHARGPGVFDMKAGLVQLVEALRRLLPADPEPDLTVLLNADEELGSPGSEPFLVAEARRSACAIVLEPGGPGGAIKTARKGIGFYDLAVTGVAAHPGLDFERGVNAITELAAQLGELAACSGMDEGTTVNIGTVRGGTGRNVVAAHAVAEVETRFWTAEAGERADAAVRARVPHHPGAKITVTGGVHRGPMHRGAAATRLAGLARECAAADGWQAGELAVGGVSDANVVAALGVPTVDGMGAEGGGAHGPDEYVLTGSMPRRARWLAALLARLTEPGFRLDPVGDAV
- a CDS encoding non-ribosomal peptide synthetase, which gives rise to MSSPTNGERLPLSFGQEQLWFLDQLAPGRTTYNTAANHRLTGTLRHDLLHAALNDIVRRHESLRCTVHVDDGAPYLLASPPAPVDLEYVDLSGLEPEAREAAATELLAERVDTPFDLTAGPLFRYTLVKLSPSEHILSQRFHHIITDGWSNGLMNAELAATYAALVNGDPPPDEPSVLRYADFAARQRELQANGGLEAQLEYWEKRLAGLPALDLPADRSRPAEQSFTGGSLSVVLPPAILTAARAVVKERGISMFMLLSAAVAALLTRYTGQEDIPIGIATLGRTDPDFEELVGFFTNMVVLRADTAGDPVFGELLEQVAEHVMDAYDNQDAPFELVVDRVQPTRDLGRNPLFVVGLQLIDGRLSATDFAMPGLRSEPVGLANPVSRFDLALNFVELSDELHLVIEYSADLFDRWRIEALAGHLAHLLHGACADPDRPLSRLPLMAEPERAELLAAGRGEFLEYGPEPVHAVVARTAAERPDHPAAVFQGEELSYGELERRAGALARYLRASGVQPGQIVAVAMERDLDALVTFLAVLKSGAAYVALDPANPANRLDYMLRDTATPLVLTQTRVRTRIPESGPWQVFEVDREWAAVAAVEGTALPEWADRDSLAYVLYTSGSTGRPKGVLIQHRALRSFAESYRLVFGLVPEDRMLQLAALSFDMSHGEIFAGLCAGSTMVLVDQEAGTAPDALARLMRAQRTTYACMSPAMLSLVEAGPYPALRKIMMGAEAIPAEVVTKWNVDGRRLINVYGPTEAAVGCTAYECPPGPCHAAPPIGVPFPDRRMYTVDKYGDLVPRGVPGELLIGGPEGLARGYLNQPGLTEAAFTADPFHPGGRVYRTGDLVRWTRDRQLEFVGRVDNQVKLRGLRIELEEIEAALLSSPDVSTAAVSLRPDRRGEPRLVGYVTPVDGREVAPAELKAHALDRLPEYMVPTAWVVLERMPLTAARKVDRGALPDPAPDVAEEFLAPRTPTEQTVAGVFTEVLGDQRIGAASSFFDNGGNSLEALRLVSRLNRAFGIRFKLRRLFGNPTVRGIAAIIDEQLAQRAPVRVAADGA